One stretch of Arachis duranensis cultivar V14167 chromosome 1, aradu.V14167.gnm2.J7QH, whole genome shotgun sequence DNA includes these proteins:
- the LOC110278697 gene encoding uncharacterized protein LOC110278697 translates to MRSPMRSPSNMDDAIKLEWREIVQSAVQAFLEIEDCDIYTPSPIKKTQEPVVPSIPSFSLMIHEENKIEEEKKVIDEKNKIGEEEKVIEDNKLTEVDKDKIYFWATDDRLNKDETLCILKDIPRAMLVREDIMSMLPRHQINNMGEMFSHWGHLIKRKKKSYVLLPDDFGKNGDSFFEQKEIPKHRWLLVPCCYDYHWWLYAYDIYEKRLFVLDSLYKEAKGDRVQLDIYASKLIQQMVSIAVPNYELPKNDLIPIYLNIPRQSNNYDCGLFVIKWVEMWNPSSIEINVSNMPEWDEFECVNLRKQLVIQMLTSLSNALLKDIINKSEKYRVVKPTPAQSNPYIVCNTDELMIECLGSVGKGFRKKTVAKKRRN, encoded by the exons ATGAGATCGCCAATGAGATCGCCTAGCAATATGG ATGATGCAATAAAACTTGAATGGAGAGAAATTGTGCAAAGTGCAGTACAAGCTTTCTTAGAAATAGAAGACTGTGATATATATACACCTTCTCCAATCAAGAAGACACAAGAACCTGTGGTACCATCAATTCCATCATTCTCCCTAATGATACATGAGGAAAACAAAATAGAGGAAGAAAAAAAGGTGatagatgagaaaaataaaataggggaagaagaaaaggtgaTAGAGGATAATAAGTTAACAGAAGTAGATAAGGATAAGATATACTTTTGGGCAACAGACGATAGGTTGAACAAGGATGAGACTTTGTGCATCTTAAAAGATATACCTAGAGCAATGCTTGTTAGGGAGGATATCATGTCAATGTTGCCAAGACATCAGATAAACAATATG GGAGAGATGTTCTCACATTGGGGACACTTgatcaaaagaaagaaaaaaagttatGTACTTCTTCCCGATGATTTTGGAAAGAATGGTGACAGCTTTTTTGAGCAAAAGGAAATTCCAAAACATAGATGG TTATTGGTGCCGTGTTGCTATGACTATCACTGGTGGCTATATGCTTATGACATCTATGAAAAGAGACTTTTTGTCTTGGATTCCTTGTATAAAGAGGCTAAAGGAGAtagggtgcagttagacatatATGCG AGCAAATTGATTCAACAAATGGTCTCGATAGCTGTGCCAAACTATGAGCTACCAAAGAATGACCTGATcccaatttatttgaatattccTAGACAATCAAATAA CTATGATTGCGGATTGTTTGTAATAAAATGGGTAGAAATGTGGAATCCTAGTAGTATCGAGATTAATGTGTCCAACATGCCAGAATGGGACGAA TTTGAGTGCGTTAATCTAAGGAAGCAATTGGTCATCCAAATGCTTACATCACTTTCAAATGCACTTCTTAAGGATATTATAAACAAATCAGAGAAATATAGAGTGGTAAAGCCAACTCCAGCTCAATCAAATCCTTACATAGTATGTAATActgatgaattgatgattgaATGCCTTGGTTCGGTTGGGAAGGGGTTTAGAAAGAAAACTGTTGCTAAGAAGCGCAGAAACTGA
- the LOC107487000 gene encoding uncharacterized protein LOC107487000 gives MRGEGSRGKGEGGREGDSAGGGHHCHRRCRCAVRRKIRGRERERGVEGAEKRAATSRRCCHRRSRRGKRELAGERGSVAPATELAFVVVFTGSCRRRRPRREACHRCCSCQRRRPWVKQRREIREEGRTAPVQPPRTVAAHVASAIPVRSAVAEASGRASVAGQHRCHLEPPLKSVSVWMYDHMVTASFSVLRHHWSRPTDAEIPAALCSFIPSLHVVIEAVSAFGKASGAEALVAADFGLRETSSVDAFGLWFRVSR, from the exons ATGAGAGGAGAGGGGAGCCGCGGAAAGGGAGAAGGGGGAAGAGAGGGAGACAGCGCCGGTGGTGGGCACCATTGCCACCGTCGCTGCCGATGTGCCGTCAGGAGGAAGATccgagggagagagagagagcgtgGAGTTGAGGGAGCAGAGAAGCGTGCCGCCACCTCCAGACGCTGTTGCCACCGCCGTTCGcgaagagggaagagagagcTCGCGGGTGAGAGAGGGAGCGTCGCGCCAGCCACTGAACTCGCGTTCGTCGTCGTCTTCACGGGTTCCTGTCGCCGCCGTCGTCCCCGCCGTGAAGCCTGTCACCGTTGTTGCAGCTGTCAGCGTCGTCGTCCATGGGTGAAGCAGAGGAGAGAGATCCGCGAGGAAGGGAGGACCGCGCCCGTCCAGCCGCCACGCACAGTCGCCGCTCATGTTGCCAGCGCCATCCCCGTCAGATCCGCCGTTGCCGAAGCTTCTGGCCGTGCCTCTGTCGCCGGACAACACCGCTGCCACTTGGAACCCCCATTGAAGTCGGTATCTGTGTG GATGTATGATCACATGGTCACTGCAAGTTTTTCTGTCCTGCGCCACCATTGGAGCCGCCCAACCGATGCTGAAATCCCTGCTGCTCTGTGTTCTTTTATA CCGAGCTTACATGTAGTGATTGAGGCTGTCTCTGCTTTTGGGAAAGCAAGCGGAGCAGAGGCTTTAGTTGCCGCTGATTTTGGACTGAGAGAAACGAGTTCAGTTGACGCGTTTGGATTATGGTTTCGCGTGTCGAGATAG
- the LOC110275387 gene encoding uncharacterized protein LOC110275387: MEKDPDIKMPRRSTTTKKSEVGTRRKMPKTLEELESRKVIECRCSPVSVFTTINSLTKEKKIEVDKMEFSSMKAIQDWKIDRRLFLALAKAYNTITSKLELVVGDIDVTTDKIGLALGLPSIGKSFSEEEDWTSEQKRLVAPFKSVTNPWLQEVLHSRECNVSTSKGRDYFRRAFTMFIISSFLAPTSSAVTSPKHLRAIVDVENITRYNWARFVHDELMKGVQKFKEKNTLNIDGCLYVLMIIYYHKDTFGDKENYMGPPPPWIAYWDKEKLAKKLTQESSKQRRTICFIYFIMLIRFFFLKN; this comes from the exons atggaaaaagaTCCAGATATTAAGATGCCGCGAAGAAGTACAACTACAAAGAAATCTGAAGTAGGAACTAGAAGGAAAATGCCGAAAACTCTTGAAGAACTAGAATCTCGG AAAGTAATAGAATGTCGTTGTTCTCCTGTTTCGGTTTTCACAACGATAAATTCtcttacaaaagagaaaaaaattgaagttgatAAAATGGAATTCTCATCCATGAAGGCTATTCAAGATTGGAAAATTGATAGGCGGTTATTCCTCGCACTTGCTAAAGCATATAACACAATAACAAGCAAACTGGAATTAGTGGTGGGGGATATCGATGTGACAACAGACAAAATTGGGTTAGCTCTAGGATTACCTTCAATTGGTAAAAGTttttcagaagaagaagattggACTTCAGAGCAAAAAAGATTAGTTGCCCCATTCAAGTCTGTGACAAACCCATGGTTACAAGAAGTATTACATTCAAGAGAATGTAATGTTTCAACATCCAAAGGGAGAGATTATTTTAGGAGAGCATTTACAATGTTCATTATTAGCTCATTTTTGGCACCAACAAGTAGCGCTGTCACATCCCCAAAGCACTTACGTGCCATTGTTGATGTAGAGAATATAACAAGATACAATTGGGCAAGATTTGTGCATGATGAGCTTATGAAAGGGGTtcaaaaattcaaggaaaaaaatacattaaatattgatgGTTGTCTTTATGTTTTGATG ATTATCTATTACCACAAAGACACATTTGGAGATAAGGAAAATTATATGGGGCCTCCACCACCATGGATTGCTTATTGGGATAAAGAAAAACTTGCAAAGAAGTTGACACAGGAATCATCAAAGCAAAGGCGAAcgatttgttttatttattttatcatgttaattcgcttcttttttttaaaaaattga